A region of Chitinophaga horti DNA encodes the following proteins:
- a CDS encoding RagB/SusD family nutrient uptake outer membrane protein, giving the protein MTKRYMQHLYQSMLLAALCCLLGGCTKGFLEKEPVGRISKDQVFREMDGVRAAMNGTYNRMAFYYTGEFMMYPDIAGDDVHLNTTGGSSDIGLALFDEHNFQSLPESEELAVGHIWLHIFAAMNNANNIINSIAGLKTMYPDRRGELDSLHGQSLVLRALCHFDLSRAYAQHYTYTADASHWGVPVLLKTPGPGEQVPRKTMRQTYDQVIKDLEDAVALLKQHTSRSAFAANHIAAWGLLSRVYLYKEDWDKAILCADSVIRLGGYALTPASSYGDMYMSGTPGREVIFQLYARKGAAQSIAGSLSAIYSSNAFQAYAASQLYNLYDAGDVRKTMFRNSGGKQYTLKYARRDGANLDWPMDPKICRLSEVYLNRAEALWRKGRYAEAALDLQEIAQRAHPESTITIVYNDAADLLGQIEAERRRELCFEGHRLFDISRRKQSVQRGGDCTAVKCGLSYPNPRFILPIPSKELDANKAMQPNPIIN; this is encoded by the coding sequence ATGACTAAGAGATATATGCAGCACCTTTATCAATCTATGCTACTGGCAGCGCTTTGCTGCCTGTTGGGTGGCTGCACCAAAGGTTTCCTGGAAAAAGAGCCGGTCGGCAGGATCAGTAAGGACCAGGTATTCAGGGAAATGGACGGCGTACGGGCGGCTATGAACGGAACGTATAACCGCATGGCGTTTTACTATACCGGCGAATTTATGATGTACCCCGACATTGCCGGGGATGACGTGCACCTGAATACGACGGGCGGCTCCAGCGATATTGGTCTGGCGCTGTTCGACGAACATAACTTTCAAAGTTTGCCCGAAAGCGAAGAATTGGCCGTGGGGCACATCTGGCTGCACATCTTCGCCGCCATGAACAATGCGAACAACATCATCAACAGTATTGCCGGTTTAAAAACCATGTACCCCGACCGCCGGGGTGAGCTGGACTCCCTGCACGGCCAGTCCCTCGTACTGCGTGCTTTATGCCACTTCGACCTTAGCCGTGCTTACGCGCAGCATTACACTTACACCGCCGATGCCTCGCACTGGGGAGTACCGGTGCTGCTGAAAACACCAGGCCCGGGGGAGCAGGTGCCACGTAAAACCATGCGGCAAACCTACGACCAGGTGATCAAAGACCTGGAAGATGCGGTCGCATTACTGAAACAACATACGTCCCGCAGTGCTTTTGCGGCCAATCATATTGCAGCGTGGGGATTGCTTTCCAGGGTGTATCTTTATAAAGAAGATTGGGATAAGGCCATTTTGTGTGCCGATAGTGTGATCAGGTTGGGCGGTTATGCGCTGACGCCTGCTTCATCTTATGGCGACATGTACATGTCCGGTACGCCAGGCCGGGAAGTGATTTTCCAGTTGTATGCCCGCAAAGGCGCGGCGCAGAGTATTGCGGGATCACTTTCGGCGATTTATTCGAGCAACGCTTTCCAGGCTTATGCAGCCAGCCAGCTGTATAACCTGTACGATGCCGGCGACGTGCGTAAAACCATGTTCCGCAACAGCGGTGGCAAACAGTATACACTGAAGTATGCCCGCCGCGACGGCGCTAACCTCGACTGGCCGATGGACCCGAAGATCTGTCGCCTTTCGGAAGTATACCTGAACCGCGCCGAAGCCTTGTGGCGGAAAGGCCGGTACGCCGAAGCCGCGTTGGACCTGCAGGAAATCGCGCAAAGAGCGCACCCAGAAAGTACGATCACGATCGTGTACAACGATGCCGCCGACCTGTTAGGGCAGATCGAAGCGGAAAGAAGAAGAGAACTGTGTTTTGAAGGCCATCGGTTGTTCGATATTTCCCGCCGCAAGCAAAGTGTGCAGCGTGGCGGCGATTGTACGGCTGTGAAGTGTGGGCTGAGTTATCCTAATCCAAGATTTATTTTACCTATTCCGTCGAAAGAACTGGATGCAAACAAAGCGATGCAGCCCAACCCGATAATTAACTAA
- a CDS encoding SusC/RagA family TonB-linked outer membrane protein, whose product MKKVLLIVLLMAGMQLPGYIQAQVPAPATQQNAVKLSELLSTLEKRFKVKFAYSPDVMPLNKLVSIRAKGDKLEPVLDELAKTLGITYVVNGKRVVFAKAEERKAGKVSGQVTSAADGTPLEGVTVSVPGTSRHTVTNPAGQYALALDDGMSELAFSYVGMQTQRTPITGSTVNIALAQDLRELESVVVSGYGLSERRENQIGSATVITSSQLERKPVDRVDRMLEGLVPGLQYGVQSDDTDSPRPRYQTRVRGQASFLASNDPLWIIDGVPIYTGNATNQIIGVNVSISPLSYINPNDIQSVTVLKDAAATSIYGANGANGVILITTKKGIVSKDKITYSFRTGINTVTDAKFQVLTGDEYRELAAEAYANAGLNPADYPFPLNKDHANTDWYDEFFRTGHTMLHDLSFSGGNERTRYFISGAYFKEKKTILANDNERLSVRMNLDQRVHKRLSLSFKMGGSYNTNNLFNPDADYYTNRPNISAFNPDGTFALYDSVTGYRFFNKLAEAAQNDYIQHTFAVNGNVSATLQLFEGLQFNSTNGLDFYNIREDEYQSRKNWSGIDLDGTPKGYARRAQTNYLRWISINRLNYTKAFGQHLIEALAGTEAMDGRRNSLWASGSNFANDDIREVSAAPEETQRAGSSVEEESALSFFGRVNYTFDKRFSAQVNFRRDGNSRFGKDVAWGNFGSVGAAWTVSNEAWWRSGVIDFAKLKASYGTNGNSRVGNYASKGLYTFDEQYSYNGQPGAVMITGANPTFSWEISRMLSTGVNLSLWKRISVELEGYRNTTSRLIDNVDVSRTTGETKIFQNMGRVRNTGVELTVISTNVANKNFHWVTNFNITHNRNRIISLYNNNDKVLGTETIRRVGEDANTLYLVRWAGVDPRDGAPMWYDLRGNITKVFDLDNRVAIGSTNPDFFGGITNNFTYRQFTLSALLYYSVGGHGFSGLRRNSESDGLYILDKNQSRNQLDRWQEEGDLALTPRLLYGISTSSSRTSTRFVHKKTNLRLQNVSLNYRLPDKTAGKLHLQNFSAYLQADNVGFWTPYQSRKDRNTYKNSFSPYPMERVISFGLVAGI is encoded by the coding sequence ATGAAGAAAGTGCTACTCATCGTGCTGTTAATGGCAGGGATGCAGTTGCCGGGGTATATACAAGCCCAGGTACCTGCGCCGGCCACGCAACAGAACGCGGTAAAGCTAAGCGAACTGTTATCGACTCTCGAGAAGAGGTTCAAGGTAAAGTTTGCCTACAGCCCCGATGTAATGCCGCTGAATAAGCTGGTGAGCATCAGGGCGAAGGGCGACAAACTGGAACCGGTGCTCGACGAGCTGGCGAAAACGCTTGGCATTACCTATGTCGTGAACGGCAAGCGGGTAGTGTTCGCAAAAGCAGAGGAACGCAAGGCCGGTAAAGTCAGCGGCCAGGTAACCTCTGCAGCGGACGGTACACCGCTGGAAGGGGTAACCGTATCGGTGCCGGGCACATCCCGCCATACGGTTACCAATCCTGCCGGCCAGTACGCCCTGGCGCTGGACGATGGTATGAGCGAACTGGCATTCAGTTATGTAGGCATGCAAACACAGCGTACGCCCATCACCGGCAGCACCGTCAACATTGCCCTGGCGCAGGACCTGCGGGAACTGGAGAGTGTGGTGGTGAGTGGTTACGGCCTCAGCGAACGTCGGGAGAACCAGATCGGCAGCGCGACCGTGATTACCTCGTCGCAGCTGGAACGTAAACCGGTAGACCGGGTAGATCGTATGCTGGAAGGCCTGGTGCCCGGGCTGCAATATGGTGTACAGAGCGACGATACCGACAGTCCACGCCCCAGGTACCAGACGCGTGTTCGCGGACAGGCATCGTTCCTCGCATCCAACGACCCTTTGTGGATCATCGATGGGGTGCCGATTTACACCGGCAACGCCACCAACCAGATTATTGGTGTAAATGTGAGTATCAGTCCCCTTTCCTATATTAATCCGAATGACATCCAGAGCGTTACCGTACTGAAAGATGCGGCTGCTACCTCCATTTATGGCGCCAATGGTGCCAATGGGGTGATATTGATCACCACCAAAAAGGGCATCGTATCAAAAGATAAAATTACTTACAGCTTCCGCACCGGCATCAATACGGTGACGGACGCTAAATTCCAGGTGCTGACCGGAGATGAATACCGTGAGCTGGCCGCCGAAGCTTACGCCAATGCAGGATTGAACCCGGCCGATTATCCATTTCCCCTAAACAAGGACCACGCGAACACAGACTGGTACGATGAATTTTTTCGTACCGGCCACACCATGTTGCATGACCTTTCTTTTTCCGGTGGCAACGAGCGCACCCGGTACTTCATCTCCGGCGCCTACTTTAAAGAAAAGAAAACCATACTGGCCAACGACAACGAACGGTTGTCGGTCCGTATGAACCTCGATCAGCGCGTCCATAAAAGACTTTCACTGTCTTTTAAGATGGGCGGTTCCTATAATACGAACAACCTGTTCAACCCCGATGCAGATTATTATACGAACCGCCCGAACATCAGCGCTTTTAACCCCGATGGCACCTTTGCCCTGTACGATTCTGTAACCGGCTACCGTTTTTTTAACAAGCTGGCGGAGGCTGCGCAGAATGATTATATCCAGCACACGTTTGCCGTAAACGGTAACGTGTCGGCCACCCTGCAACTGTTCGAAGGGTTACAATTCAATAGCACCAACGGACTGGATTTTTATAACATCCGCGAAGATGAGTACCAGTCAAGGAAGAACTGGTCGGGTATCGACCTCGATGGCACACCGAAAGGTTACGCCCGTCGCGCACAAACGAACTACCTGCGCTGGATTTCTATCAACCGGTTAAATTACACGAAGGCATTCGGGCAACATTTGATAGAAGCCCTGGCGGGTACCGAGGCGATGGACGGTCGGCGCAATTCCCTGTGGGCATCCGGCTCCAACTTTGCGAACGACGATATCCGCGAGGTGTCTGCCGCGCCGGAGGAAACACAACGGGCAGGAAGCAGTGTGGAAGAAGAAAGTGCCCTGTCCTTTTTTGGCAGGGTGAACTACACCTTCGACAAAAGATTTTCTGCGCAGGTGAACTTTCGCCGCGATGGCAACTCCCGGTTCGGCAAGGATGTGGCCTGGGGTAACTTCGGGTCTGTAGGCGCCGCCTGGACCGTAAGCAACGAAGCCTGGTGGCGCAGCGGCGTTATCGACTTTGCCAAACTGAAAGCCAGCTACGGCACCAATGGTAATTCCCGGGTAGGCAACTATGCTTCCAAAGGCCTGTACACGTTCGACGAGCAGTATTCGTATAACGGGCAGCCCGGTGCCGTGATGATCACCGGGGCCAATCCCACCTTCAGCTGGGAAATATCCCGTATGCTCAGCACCGGTGTCAACCTGAGCTTGTGGAAACGCATTTCGGTGGAACTGGAAGGTTACCGCAACACCACCTCGCGATTGATCGATAACGTAGACGTGTCGCGCACGACCGGCGAAACCAAGATCTTCCAGAACATGGGCCGCGTGCGCAATACCGGGGTAGAGTTAACCGTGATCAGCACTAACGTGGCCAACAAAAATTTCCACTGGGTCACCAACTTTAATATCACGCATAACAGGAACCGCATCATATCATTATACAACAACAACGATAAAGTATTAGGAACGGAAACCATCAGGCGTGTTGGCGAAGATGCCAACACGCTCTATCTTGTGCGTTGGGCGGGGGTGGATCCGAGAGATGGCGCGCCTATGTGGTACGACCTCCGGGGAAATATCACGAAGGTATTCGACCTGGATAACCGCGTCGCTATCGGATCTACCAACCCTGACTTTTTTGGCGGAATAACCAATAACTTTACGTACCGCCAGTTTACGCTTTCGGCACTGCTGTATTATTCGGTTGGAGGCCACGGGTTTAGCGGCCTGCGGCGTAATTCTGAAAGCGACGGACTTTATATCCTGGACAAGAATCAATCGCGCAACCAGCTGGATCGCTGGCAGGAGGAGGGCGACCTGGCACTTACGCCGAGGTTGCTTTATGGCATCAGCACCTCTTCCAGCCGCACCTCCACCAGGTTCGTGCATAAGAAGACCAACCTTCGGTTACAGAACGTGAGCCTGAACTACCGGCTGCCCGATAAAACAGCCGGCAAGTTACACCTGCAGAACTTTAGCGCATACCTGCAGGCCGACAACGTAGGGTTTTGGACGCCTTACCAGTCGCGAAAAGACAGGAATACGTACAAAAATTCATTTTCACCCTATCCTATGGAAAGGGTGATTTCTTTTGGACTGGTGGCCGGAATTTGA